aattcctcctcctctttcatgtatttttccTGTGCATCACGGATCTGAGCCTGCAGAGCTTCATTCCTGGTTCTGAGAGCGTCCAGCTCCCGCTGCTTATTCTGGATCTGTGAGCACACGTGCATACATTGGGAATGGACCTGCACAGTTAATGGTAATGACTAGAGGAAGAGCTGTAAAGGAAGTGCACTCACATCCTTCTTCAGGGCAGTGATTTCCTCCCTGATACCCCGGAGGGATTCCACGTGCCGTGACGATGCCACGTTCAGGTCCTGGAATTTTGTCTTATACCACGCATCCATTTCCTGGTGATTGCAAAATCAGACAGCAACATAGCCATAGATAATTTGGTACCAAAGCCACacaagaattgtttttttttatctgcctATGTCCAGAACTGAGAATGATGAGATACAAAATTGTTTCAGTGAGAGCACTGGCTCATGAGGAACATTAGAGCTGGAGCTTCAGTGAGGGCTACCTGCAGGTTACGTGCCGCGATGCTATCATACTGGGACTGGATCTGTTTGAGGGCGGATGCCAGGTCTGGCAGCGAGAATGACACATCCACCTTAGCCACGGTTCCGTAAATCTGGGCCATTAGCTCTTCAATTTCCtgatcaggaaaaaacaaaaatagcacatgcacacaaacacaaacaacattttgaaccaaacttgtttaaaaaaaacatttttttccaagtAACCAAGCTTTTAATTATTTGGAgtcagtgaatgaatgaatgaatgaataaatgaataacataTAAACAAAGTGCAACAATATAGTAGAAAAGCAGCTCCGAACAGAGTACCAAACTTGAAATTTTCCGTGTTAAACTTGTACATTATCctcagtttcattttcaaagtgcaaataaaagtttttttttttttttaatatgggTAAGTCACTGAAGTAGTATTAACAGAAGTGCTGAAATTAGACTCATTTTGAGTAGTTTACTGTAGTACTGGGAACGACTCCACCTGTTTGTGAATCCGCTGAAGGAAttccatctccacctccaggTTTTCCAGCTGCTTCTCTAGAGCAATTCGTGCGGCCGTGGCTGCATCAACATCCTGGGAAAGGGAAATATTAACCGATAAATGGcacctttgtttattttatctctGGGTAATCATAAATAAGTTCATCTTCCTATGTGCACACAAAACCTGAAGGCTTATAAAATGTTCAATCACAGTTGGATGCCTCGCCTCACTTTATGCTATTAGAATTCTAGGCCAGCCATGAGGTTGTTAAAATGTGTCATTGGAATCTGACATAACCACTCACTGGCTTGAAAACTTCGATCTCCCGCTCAGCTTTCTTTCTGGCTTCCAGGGCTTCCTCGTACTTAACCTTCACCAACTCTAATTGTCCTGCCATAGCCTCCTTAGCAGCAGTAGCAAGATCCTTCAGGACGAGATATTAGGGCATTAGCGTGAACACTTTGCTGTATTTGCATGAGCACTTATCGAGTGTGTTATTATGTAAAGGTAGATAAATGTTGTGTGCCGTCCCTGTAGCTGCCTCACCCTCTGGACCTTCATCTGGTCAGCAATCCTCCTGAGCTCTCGAAGCTGCTCTTCATACATGCTGCGCAGACCGGATGGCTTCACAAAGCGGCCTTTCAGGGCATCGATCTCAGTCTCGAGCATTTTATTCTGCTGCTCCAGAGAGCGCACCTTCAAGACAACCAAGCCAGTTTAATGTTGCGTATCCAGAGAGAACAGTTGCATGCTTCCCAACAGCCAATGACAAGGGAAGAGAGCAAAGACAGATGCGTCTTACTTTCTCAATGTAGATGGCCAGACGGTCGTTGAGGGTGACCATCTCCTGCCTCTCACTCGTGCGCGTGCTGAGGAAGGCCTGGTTATCAGCGGCGGCAGCTTCCAGGTCCAGCGGTCCGATACCGACACAGAGCGCGCCCATACTCACGCTGCTGCAAGAGCACAGAATCAAGTCTGAGCGGTGATACTACAAACGTAAACCTTtacatgaaagagaaaatgtaataataataataattaataggTACCTAGTCATGCATGACCTGCGCGTGCCCGAAAGTGCCCTGCGTCCCGTTGTCCCGATGCGGGAGTAGCTTGCGGAGCGGTGGCGAGTCTCCCGACGACTTGGAGAGGGGCTGGACACCCTGATATGgtacgaggaagaggaggccaGGGCGTCCTCAAAGTGACGGCGGTAAGAAGACATTCGTTCTGGGCTTGCACTCATTCTGAGGCCGGTGGATTTTTCAACTCTCCTGCTTTGACAAGACGGACAGAATGTCTTATACTCACTCATTCAAGTGTTTTATAGCCGCTGCTTGGACCTACCCACCCGTCGAGGAATCTCGAACCATTTTAACACTTAGTTGAACCTCTTAAAATATCTCACGCACCATCATGAAGAACCTTTAGGCCTACGCGGTAAAAATAGAAGCGTGCACTAACTTAATTAAAGGAAGAGCGCTTACTGTATTGTAGCAATCATGCTACATTTAAATGATTCACAGTGGCATGAAACCTAGCAAATGCAacgcattttttaaaacaaagactTATTGGGATAGCGTCTAGGAGCGCAGGATGGAGAAACTCTGTTGTCTTTACTACAGAGCTGCAGAGGGACATATGGAATCTTAAATTTAATTAGTCCGTGAAACGTTGGCAAATTCCAGATCTGCTGTCACGGTGTAGGTGATTATGACACTCCCATGTTACTGTCAGAAATGAGTGGCAAATTCAGCGGAACCTAAATATATAACTTTGTAACACTTCTAAATTCCTACATTTGTAACACTTCTGATCATTCGCTTAGACCGCTGATTTGCAGTGATCTATCAAGTAAGTATCGGTTCATGGTTAacatacatttatgtaaaaacTGGAATAGGTTAAAGACTAATCGAACTCAATTTTCCCTATTATCCTTTCAAATTCTGGTTGTCAGAAGGAAAGAATAATCTTAAATCAGTTTATTGATTTAAACAGTTTAttgatttatgttttaaacataatatttaatcaCACAAAACGAAAATCGTTGTTAATATTAATAGAGCAAAACCTATTATTATAGTGTACTTACATATTTGTTTCTGGTAAAGCAGTAGCAAAACTGTGTTGTAATTGTGTTATATGCCTTTATTTATCATAGTATGTCGTTTTCTTAGACACACGTCTCATTAGTCCTTCAGAACCACTTTCAGGAGTTCTGTTGTGCTCCATCGGACATAATTCTCGGTCGGACAAAGAATCATCGGAGTGTTTTTTTAGGTGCCCCTCTAGTTGAAGTGACCATTTAACTCAAGCGTCCATTACTTTCTAGAAATTTAAAACCATTCAAGATCATATTTTCTACCTCAACTTGGCCACAATGGCAGGGAACTTTTGGCAGAGTTCACATTAGTAAGTTCTTCCATTCGTTATGAACAATTTCTTTGTTTCAGGACCTGCTGTATTGCGAATTTGGCTCACATTTGTGAGCGCttcatagctagctagctagctagcctagctaatgTTAACGTTAGTTCATTATCTGATTTCTAGATATCTAGCCAGACACTGTAATGTTGTTGAATAAGAAGTCGTAAATAAATATAATCGGGGATAATTTGAGAAGCATCCGATCTAACTAAATTTTAAGGAATCCGTCTAGACTGGCAGAATCCGCTAGCTAGATGGCTAACGCTAGCTTTATATCCGTTAAAATTTGTAGACAGccagttaactagctagctgtctaTAGGTGTCtgatgttagctagctagctagttaacctacCTACATTAAGATAAATACTAATACCTTTAGTAACACATCATTAAAGTTTACTAGTTTGAATAATTCAGACCTTAAGTTAATGTCTTCAGTAGTGaccaataaaaaagaaagatccTTATTGTGAGGATATAATACATGTAGCAGTGGCTATCTAAATTAGCTAGCAAACGTCATTTGGACTAAACATGTATCGCTTGTTGATTTATTtgaattataaatgtaaatagccCATTGCTTTCTCACTCAGTTAActgattaataaaacatttgctttgtcattttaattcttGTACTTGCACCTAGTCCGCAGTTCTTAACTGATTAAGATATATAGAATCATTGAGGTTGCCAACATATAGTTTGTCTTCATGTCATGCTCACAAATTTAGTATGTTCATATGTGGACTTCTAGGCCAGCCATATTTTGCCATACACTTTGCCATATATGAAAGCCTTGTCACCTTGAATAGCAGTATTTAGTTAGTAAAAATAAGGTAAATGCCTTGacttccttccttcttttcctGATATGAATCCACAATTTAGTAGGAAGTTGACTGGTTTGGGATTTTGGGTAGATTGGAAGCCAGCACCTAGCCTTACAAGTACTCCAAATATATTGTAATGTGAGACTGCATAATCTCCTAAATTATATTAGTTATGACAAGTTTAATGAGTAAACAGGAGTCTGTAAATCTCTCTTATCTGATTTAAATTCCCAGTTTGATtactttgtttgtctttgtgttatTAGCCTACAGTGGGTCCTGGATAAGCAGGATCTGCTGAAAGAGCGTCAGAAAGATCTGAAGTTCCTCACAGAGGAGGAGTACTGGAAACTGCAGATATTTTTTGCGAATGGTATAGGACAATgtgatcattttacattttgtgtattAAGATTTCCcctgtatatacatgtatgcacatgtatgtatttagCTAGTTCTAAATCTTTTAGCAGTGATTAGGAATGTAGATTAATGTctaatgtattttttgtgttatttaagaTGTGATCTGAATCAGTTTGTGACAGTGGAATAGTaagaagaaacatttatttatgaggGTGAATATAAGAGAGGGAAATAAAATGGGGAATAGTTTGGCATTAAGCGCCTAAAGAAGACATCCATAATCCTACTATACTGTCTTAAAATCTCATGTTTTCTGAGGAATACTGTTGTACCCCTGCCAGAATTTAATGAAACTCAGGAAAAACAGATAAGGTCAGAGAGTAatttctgctgtgttttagtAATCCAGGCCTTGGGGGAACACTTGAAACTGAGACAGCAGGTCATTGCCACGGCAACTGTCTACTTCAAGAGGTTTTATGCTAGGTGAGTAGGCTAAttagatcatttaaaaatggctgAACAACGGGTGGTTCCAAATTGTGCTTCAAGACCCTCCTGTGCTGAAGCTTTCAGACCACAATTCCATCTCTATTATTTTTATCTCACTCTTTTACTGTTCTAACCATTTTTTAGCCAAGATTGTTAACAACCATCTTTGCTTGTACTAATGCTGTGTCCTGAAACGAAACTAAAACCAGTTAGTGAAAATATCATTAAGGCATATTCCTGAACGGTTCTGCTTCCCTAAGCTCAGTGCTCAGAGAGCCATTCGTACTCCATGCCAAACCTTGTCCAGGTGGACAAGCCCTGTAGTTTACTTCTCAGTCTGTGCAGATCGGAAAGCTGTGAGTGTGGCTACGTAGTTTAAAATCATGGGAAACCAAAACTTTATCCTCACTTACCGGTGTTACTATGGAAAGTTCCAAAATGCATTGTTTTACGTTAAATTTAGgttgaaagttttttttgtcaCCAGTTTGCCCTTATGTTTGCAGATACTCTTTAAAGAGCATAGACCCAGTGTTGATGGCTCCTACTTGTGTGTTTCTAGCTTCTAAAGTGGAGGTAAAAAGCAAATCATTCCCAGATTCCATTCCTTTACTTTTTTGGtatttaattacacatttaGTGCAACATGTAATCCcttgtaatcttttttttatgacaGGAATTTGGAGTTGTTTCAAACACTCGCCTTATTTCTGCAGCAAcctctgtgtgtaagtgaagGAATACGAACACTGTGGCATAACATCCAAAAGCCCCTCAAACAGTTGCTAGTCAGCCTCTGTTTTCCAAAAATGGACAACTACATGATGTTCCGAACTTGAAgatttaaataacaatttaacAAGTTTTGGAAATATGCTCTCTCTGCCTGGCAGAGCCAAATGATCCTTGATGTTAACttctgtttaactttttttttttgatgttttggttttgttaacCAAAAGCTGGAATTTTGATGGAACCATGACTACTGGTTTATTATACAGACTGTCAGCAAATtatggtacattttaaaaatagattttaagtGTACTCTATTTAAAAACCAGAGACAAGTTTCTGTTTATCTCAACAGTGAAAACACGATTCTCCTATGCCTTTCCTAAGGAGTTCCCATATAGAATGAATCATGTAAGTAACATTAGTCTTGTAtatacactttttttgtttctacatgtatacatgtaatAGGGATTTTAATGATAGACACAAGATGTATTCAACCCTTCCTAAAAGCATTGACAAGTACTGTATTGGTTAAATTATGCAAAATTGACAGCCACCCTTCTGACAATGACTTGCTGATTAGCTTGTGTGAAGGGAATGCCAAGCTTGcacctgtgtgtttgcatgggtgtgtgcactCAAGggttgggtttgtgtttgtgtgtgtgtgtgtgtgtgtgtgtgtgtgtgtgtgtgtgtgtgtgtgtgtgtgtgtgtgtgtgtgtgtgtggaggatctAGCATTCTTTAGTTTTGTACCATATGTCACTCTTCTGACATTTGTGAAGGAATTATGCACGCGCTCCTGACACCCCTGCGTAAAActtgtgttgccatggagaagTCTCGCTGCCTTGGGACATTGAGGCGCTATGACACTTCTCATATCACACAATGGCTCTAAGTGCTTTCTGATGGTCAGCAGGGTTATTTGTGGGTAGTCGCACATCCACTGCTCCACGTTCACACAGGTGTCACCCAGGCCGCCGGGGTGCTCACTGCTTTACCCGTGGGCCTCGGTAGAGGCGAGTGGCAGTTGTTGGCGCACATACCACATTAGTTAGTGGGTTATTGAGATGTTTGTGGCTGTTTTTCATTGTCATGTCAGGGCTGACTCAGTGGGTTTtctttccgtctctctctgcctttgcAGATCTTGGAGTGTGAGTTCTACCTAC
This region of Electrophorus electricus isolate fEleEle1 chromosome 2, fEleEle1.pri, whole genome shotgun sequence genomic DNA includes:
- the ngs gene encoding notochord granular surface isoform X1 is translated as MSEYKTFCPSCQSRRVEKSTGLRMSASPERMSSYRRHFEDALASSSSYHIRVSSPSPSRRETRHRSASYSRIGTTGRRALSGTRRSCMTSSVSMGALCVGIGPLDLEAAAADNQAFLSTRTSERQEMVTLNDRLAIYIEKVRSLEQQNKMLETEIDALKGRFVKPSGLRSMYEEQLRELRRIADQMKVQRDLATAAKEAMAGQLELVKVKYEEALEARKKAEREIEVFKPDVDAATAARIALEKQLENLEVEMEFLQRIHKQEIEELMAQIYGTVAKVDVSFSLPDLASALKQIQSQYDSIAARNLQEMDAWYKTKFQDLNVASSRHVESLRGIREEITALKKDIQNKQRELDALRTRNEALQAQIRDAQEKYMKEEEELQARIEALKVEMKMVKEKITLLLKEYQDLLNVKMALEIEITTYRKLIEGEDNRLTAMVGSLSLMNVGAGLVSASGLGLSQGAGGTATALLKAAASSSSVKSQGTLGEVTQEQAVEVTERKTMLIRTVRADEDIIHRDSQERTITISGAVSEMDE
- the ngs gene encoding notochord granular surface isoform X3, whose amino-acid sequence is MSEYKTFCPSCQSRRVEKSTGLRMSASPERMSSYRRHFEDALASSSSYHIRVSSPSPSRRETRHRSASYSRIGTTGRRALSGTRRSCMTSSVSMGALCVGIGPLDLEAAAADNQAFLSTRTSERQEMVTLNDRLAIYIEKVRSLEQQNKMLETEIDALKGRFVKPSGLRSMYEEQLRELRRIADQMKVQRDLATAAKEAMAGQLELVKVKYEEALEARKKAEREIEVFKPDVDAATAARIALEKQLENLEVEMEFLQRIHKQEIEELMAQIYGTVAKVDVSFSLPDLASALKQIQSQYDSIAARNLQEMDAWYKTKFQDLNVASSRHVESLRGIREEITALKKDIQNKQRELDALRTRNEALQAQIRDAQEKYMKEEEELQARIEALKVEMKMVKEKITLLLKEYQDLLNVKMALEIEITTYRKLIEGEDNRLTAMVGSLSLMNVGAGLVSASGLGLSQGAGGTATALLKAAASSSSVKSQGTLGEVTQEQAVEVTERKTMLIS
- the ngs gene encoding notochord granular surface isoform X2 — translated: MSEYKTFCPSCQSRRVEKSTGLRMSASPERMSSYRRHFEDALASSSSYHIRVSSPSPSRRETRHRSASYSRIGTTGRRALSGTRRSCMTSVSMGALCVGIGPLDLEAAAADNQAFLSTRTSERQEMVTLNDRLAIYIEKVRSLEQQNKMLETEIDALKGRFVKPSGLRSMYEEQLRELRRIADQMKVQRDLATAAKEAMAGQLELVKVKYEEALEARKKAEREIEVFKPDVDAATAARIALEKQLENLEVEMEFLQRIHKQEIEELMAQIYGTVAKVDVSFSLPDLASALKQIQSQYDSIAARNLQEMDAWYKTKFQDLNVASSRHVESLRGIREEITALKKDIQNKQRELDALRTRNEALQAQIRDAQEKYMKEEEELQARIEALKVEMKMVKEKITLLLKEYQDLLNVKMALEIEITTYRKLIEGEDNRLTAMVGSLSLMNVGAGLVSASGLGLSQGAGGTATALLKAAASSSSVKSQGTLGEVTQEQAVEVTERKTMLIRTVRADEDIIHRDSQERTITISGAVSEMDE
- the ccnc gene encoding cyclin-C, translating into MAGNFWQSSHYLQWVLDKQDLLKERQKDLKFLTEEEYWKLQIFFANVIQALGEHLKLRQQVIATATVYFKRFYARYSLKSIDPVLMAPTCVFLASKVEEFGVVSNTRLISAATSVLKTRFSYAFPKEFPYRMNHILECEFYLLELMDCCLIVYHPYRPLLQYVQDMGQEDMLLPLAWRIVNDTYRTDLCLLYPPFMIALACLHVACVVQQKDARQWFAELSVDMDKILEIIRVILKLYDQWKNFDDRKEMPAILNKVPKPKPPPNSENDQSSNGNQNSSYSQS